The following are encoded in a window of Verrucomicrobiia bacterium genomic DNA:
- a CDS encoding alpha/beta hydrolase-fold protein, whose protein sequence is MKTTLATPPWLTIGLLSLTLHALWAAEPAPTNPPPRRFPMAVRSPEIQPDRTVTFRLAAPRATEVVVNGQWANGRASLQRNTNGVWSVTVGPLEPGIYEYSFSVDGLSMIDPGNPAIKPMREPRTSILHIPGQPPQIFDYQPVPHGTVRHHTYWSKPLDRLRELVVYTPPDYEQNRSKYPVLYLQHGMGDNHATWTVHGKAHWILDNLIAQKRAKPMLIVMMDGHAATSMMGGLTNNTALFERDLLEEVMPFIESNYRVRKEAASRALVGLSMGGGQALTIGLNHTDIFGWVGGFSSATPSREAIKSALEKPELTNRRLKLLWIACGRSDFLIKMNQDFVANLQSLGIRHEWVLTEGGHTWPVWRSYLAELAPRLFR, encoded by the coding sequence ATGAAAACCACCCTCGCTACCCCCCCCTGGTTGACGATCGGCCTGCTGAGCTTGACTTTGCACGCGCTCTGGGCTGCCGAACCGGCCCCCACCAATCCGCCACCGCGCCGGTTTCCCATGGCGGTGCGATCGCCTGAAATTCAACCCGATCGCACGGTCACCTTCCGGCTGGCAGCCCCCCGAGCCACGGAAGTGGTGGTGAATGGTCAATGGGCCAATGGCCGGGCTTCTCTGCAACGCAACACCAATGGTGTGTGGAGCGTGACGGTCGGGCCACTGGAGCCGGGCATCTATGAGTACAGCTTCTCGGTGGATGGTTTGAGTATGATCGATCCGGGCAATCCCGCCATCAAACCCATGCGCGAGCCGCGCACCAGCATCCTGCACATTCCCGGGCAGCCCCCACAAATCTTTGATTACCAGCCGGTGCCCCATGGCACGGTGCGGCATCATACCTATTGGTCCAAACCACTGGACCGGTTGCGCGAACTGGTGGTGTACACACCGCCCGATTATGAGCAAAACCGCTCCAAATACCCCGTCCTTTACCTGCAGCATGGCATGGGGGACAATCACGCCACTTGGACCGTGCACGGCAAGGCCCATTGGATTCTGGACAACCTCATCGCCCAAAAACGTGCCAAGCCCATGCTCATCGTGATGATGGACGGTCATGCCGCGACGTCTATGATGGGAGGACTAACCAATAACACGGCTCTTTTTGAGCGTGATTTGCTGGAGGAGGTCATGCCGTTTATCGAATCGAATTACCGCGTCCGCAAGGAGGCGGCGAGCCGTGCGCTGGTGGGCCTCAGCATGGGGGGCGGGCAGGCCCTGACCATCGGTTTGAATCACACGGATATTTTTGGGTGGGTTGGCGGATTCAGCTCGGCCACCCCCTCTCGTGAAGCCATCAAATCCGCCCTGGAAAAACCGGAACTAACCAATCGCCGGCTGAAACTTTTATGGATTGCCTGCGGGCGCAGCGATTTCCTCATTAAAATGAACCAGGACTTCGTGGCCAACCTCCAGTCTTTGGGCATACGCCATGAGTGGGTATTGACGGAGGGCGGTCACACGTGGCCAGTGTGGCGGAGTTATCTTGCCGAGCTGGCCCCCCGGCTCTTTCGTTAA
- a CDS encoding PQQ-binding-like beta-propeller repeat protein codes for MMRSDAWLMMALCLFAAGASRPLAQDWPAWGGPLPGRNMYSPAKNLPASFEPGQYKTGTEEVDMATTKNVRWVVRLGSQAYGNPVVSGGRVFVGTNNEFPRNPVHQGDRSILLALEEKTGAFLWQLVIPKLEAGKVSDWEGLGLLSSPTVESNRIYLVTTRCEVMCLTTEGLRAGNTGPFTNEGQYFAGPMRPPTPVGGQDADIVWIYDMRDELGVFPHNAANCSVLLLGDYLYVCTSNAKDWNKLFVVSPKSPSLIVLDKRTGRLVAEDREQIGYRLYHSQWSSPSAGLVQGQWQVFFAAGDGFLYGFDARPLQDAQGSGLRKLWAVDGNPPEYKERNGQPVKYPDPEGPSEFCATPIFHDGKVYVATGQDPENGEGVGRLICVDARTGKLVWDFKEIQRSLSTASLDPDTGLLFIADFSGFLYCLESATGKLVWKHDMKAHVWGSTLVADGKVYLGDEDGDLVILSATREKKILHETNLHAPIYSTPIVANGVLYIGSQTHLYAIQASAP; via the coding sequence ATGATGCGCAGTGACGCCTGGCTCATGATGGCCTTGTGCCTGTTTGCGGCTGGGGCCAGCCGCCCGCTGGCCCAGGACTGGCCGGCCTGGGGTGGCCCCCTGCCCGGACGCAATATGTATTCTCCGGCTAAAAACCTCCCCGCCAGCTTTGAACCGGGCCAGTACAAAACCGGCACCGAGGAAGTGGATATGGCCACCACCAAAAACGTGCGCTGGGTGGTCCGCCTGGGCAGTCAGGCCTATGGCAATCCCGTCGTGTCCGGCGGCAGGGTGTTTGTAGGGACCAACAATGAATTCCCCCGCAACCCCGTGCACCAAGGAGACCGCAGCATCCTGCTTGCCTTGGAGGAAAAAACCGGAGCGTTTCTTTGGCAACTGGTCATTCCCAAGCTGGAAGCCGGCAAGGTGAGTGATTGGGAAGGCCTTGGCCTGCTCTCCTCGCCCACCGTCGAAAGTAACCGCATATACCTCGTCACCACCCGTTGTGAAGTCATGTGCCTTACCACCGAGGGACTGCGTGCCGGCAACACCGGCCCCTTTACCAACGAGGGACAGTACTTCGCCGGCCCGATGCGCCCACCCACGCCGGTGGGCGGCCAGGACGCCGATATTGTGTGGATTTATGACATGCGGGACGAATTGGGGGTTTTCCCCCACAATGCCGCCAACTGCTCCGTCCTGCTGCTTGGGGATTACCTCTATGTCTGCACTTCCAATGCCAAGGACTGGAACAAACTTTTTGTCGTTTCCCCCAAGTCCCCCAGCTTGATTGTGCTGGACAAACGCACCGGACGCCTCGTTGCCGAGGATCGTGAGCAAATTGGCTATCGTCTCTATCACAGCCAATGGAGCTCGCCTTCTGCGGGCTTGGTTCAAGGCCAATGGCAGGTTTTCTTCGCCGCCGGCGACGGTTTCCTGTATGGCTTTGATGCGCGCCCCCTTCAAGATGCCCAGGGATCTGGCCTGCGCAAGTTGTGGGCTGTGGATGGCAATCCGCCGGAATACAAAGAGCGCAACGGCCAGCCGGTCAAGTACCCTGATCCGGAAGGCCCCAGCGAATTCTGCGCCACGCCCATCTTTCACGATGGCAAGGTGTATGTCGCCACCGGCCAGGACCCGGAGAATGGCGAAGGCGTGGGCCGGCTTATCTGTGTGGACGCCCGCACCGGCAAGCTGGTTTGGGACTTCAAGGAGATTCAGCGCAGTTTATCCACGGCTTCCCTTGATCCCGACACCGGCCTGCTGTTCATCGCCGATTTTTCCGGCTTTCTTTATTGTCTGGAATCGGCCACCGGCAAGCTGGTCTGGAAGCACGACATGAAAGCCCATGTCTGGGGGTCCACCTTGGTGGCCGATGGCAAAGTCTATCTGGGAGATGAGGATGGAGACCTGGTGATCTTGTCGGCCACGCGGGAGAAGAAAATTCTGCACGAAACCAACCTGCACGCTCCCATCTACTCCACTCCCATTGTTGCCAACGGTGTTCTTTACATCGGTAGCCAGACGCACCTGTATGCGATTCAGGCCTCCGCTCCCTGA
- a CDS encoding DsrE family protein produces MLRGKKLGILISTRPDQPGFHHGLGLAEAALAVGVDVYMYCIDDAVVGVGDARLQELKQRGLKLYACAYGAQRRNLPMSDLAIFAGLTVVSDLMAGTDRFVSFN; encoded by the coding sequence ATGTTGCGCGGCAAAAAGCTCGGTATTCTGATTTCGACACGTCCCGATCAGCCCGGTTTCCATCACGGCCTCGGTTTGGCTGAAGCGGCGCTGGCAGTGGGCGTGGATGTTTATATGTATTGCATTGATGATGCGGTGGTGGGTGTGGGGGATGCGCGGTTGCAGGAATTGAAGCAGCGTGGGCTCAAGCTCTATGCCTGCGCGTATGGGGCGCAACGACGCAACCTACCCATGAGCGATCTGGCCATTTTTGCTGGTTTAACCGTGGTCAGTGATTTGATGGCGGGGACGGATCGTTTTGTGAGTTTTAATTGA
- a CDS encoding DsrE family protein, giving the protein MKPSVLFIIKGDPRTSHRPAEAIRIAAGVGTWKKVDITVYLHGPAVLALGEFVDELVDEDNYTRYLPIIGEFGRPVYVQAGEPCLSEIEPATLPYEAIDDRRLAELAAAHSSVVYF; this is encoded by the coding sequence ATGAAACCGAGCGTGCTTTTCATCATCAAAGGAGATCCGCGAACCAGTCATCGCCCCGCGGAAGCCATCCGCATTGCGGCGGGCGTGGGGACGTGGAAAAAAGTGGACATCACGGTCTATTTACATGGCCCTGCCGTTCTGGCGCTGGGCGAATTTGTCGATGAACTGGTGGACGAGGACAATTACACCCGGTATCTGCCCATTATCGGCGAGTTCGGCCGGCCGGTTTATGTGCAGGCGGGCGAGCCCTGCTTGAGCGAGATTGAACCGGCCACGTTGCCGTATGAGGCGATTGATGACCGGCGGCTGGCCGAATTGGCGGCCGCACATTCCAGCGTGGTTTATTTTTAA
- a CDS encoding SDR family oxidoreductase, which yields MSNLPQGVVLITGASSGIGAEYARQLARRGHALVLVARRRERMETLAQELRQKHGVAVECLTADLAEEAGQQTVEKRLLSEPPVGWLINNAGFGSGGLYHETKAPKQMAMIEVHVKAPARLIRAVLPAMVQRRQGVIINVASIAAFAMVPTSAMYSSTKLWMVGFTKALAAELEGSGVRVQALCPGFTHTEFHDTEEYRDFNRKVVPSFCWMHAAEVVAQSLRALERGSGVFIPGWFNRLMVLGMKMPGVQLLGKWYARRRWQRPPGRT from the coding sequence ATGAGCAACTTGCCACAAGGCGTGGTGTTGATCACCGGCGCTTCCAGCGGGATTGGCGCGGAGTATGCGCGGCAACTGGCCCGCCGAGGCCATGCGTTGGTATTGGTGGCACGCCGGCGCGAGCGCATGGAGACGCTGGCGCAGGAGCTGCGTCAAAAGCATGGGGTTGCCGTCGAATGCCTGACGGCTGACCTGGCGGAGGAGGCCGGCCAGCAAACCGTGGAAAAAAGACTATTATCCGAACCACCTGTGGGGTGGCTGATCAATAACGCGGGGTTTGGTTCGGGGGGGCTCTACCATGAAACTAAAGCGCCCAAGCAGATGGCCATGATTGAGGTGCACGTCAAGGCCCCAGCACGGCTCATCCGGGCGGTGTTGCCCGCGATGGTCCAGCGGCGGCAAGGTGTGATCATCAACGTGGCCTCCATTGCGGCCTTTGCGATGGTTCCCACCAGTGCCATGTATAGCTCCACCAAGTTGTGGATGGTGGGATTTACCAAGGCCCTGGCAGCAGAGCTGGAGGGCTCAGGGGTGCGTGTCCAGGCTTTGTGCCCGGGCTTCACCCATACCGAGTTTCATGACACGGAGGAATATCGCGACTTCAACCGCAAGGTGGTGCCGTCGTTCTGTTGGATGCACGCCGCGGAAGTGGTGGCACAATCTCTGCGCGCCTTGGAGCGAGGGTCCGGGGTTTTTATCCCCGGCTGGTTTAACCGGCTCATGGTGCTGGGCATGAAAATGCCCGGCGTGCAACTCTTGGGGAAATGGTATGCGCGGCGGCGATGGCAGCGTCCACCCGGTAGAACTTAG